One region of Marivirga arenosa genomic DNA includes:
- the lpxB gene encoding lipid-A-disaccharide synthase, translated as MKYYIIAGERSGDLHGGNLIQALKSIDTNSDVRCWGGDKMQKAGGDLVVHYKEMAYMGFWEVLKNYGKISKKIQFCKKDLLDYKPDALILIDYAGFNMRIAKFAKENNIAVHYYISPKIWAWNQKRAFNIKRNVDHMYVILPFEKEFYKRFHFDVDYVGNPLLDAIRAFEPNPEFKYRNKEVIAVLPGSREQEVLHMLANLKEVTKKFPKEQFVIAGVNNLDSELYGNVENEANIDILFEQTYDLLSHAKAAIVTSGTATLETALFKVPQVVVYKAGKISFAIAKRVVKVKFISLVNLIMGKEVVKELIQEDFTVEKIANELQMILPQGEKFKKQKTEYEELRSILGSENTSQNTAELIIKNIQQDSL; from the coding sequence ATGAAGTATTACATAATAGCAGGGGAGCGGTCTGGAGATTTACATGGAGGAAACTTAATTCAAGCCCTCAAATCAATTGATACTAATTCTGACGTTCGTTGCTGGGGCGGAGATAAAATGCAAAAAGCTGGAGGGGATTTAGTAGTCCATTATAAAGAAATGGCCTATATGGGTTTCTGGGAGGTACTTAAAAATTATGGTAAAATCAGTAAGAAGATTCAATTCTGTAAAAAGGATTTGCTGGATTATAAACCAGATGCCTTAATTCTTATTGATTATGCTGGCTTTAATATGCGAATTGCCAAATTTGCCAAAGAAAATAATATTGCGGTTCATTATTATATTTCCCCAAAAATATGGGCCTGGAATCAAAAAAGAGCTTTTAACATTAAGCGCAATGTTGACCATATGTACGTAATTCTTCCTTTCGAAAAGGAATTTTACAAACGTTTTCATTTTGATGTTGATTATGTAGGCAATCCTCTTTTAGATGCTATTAGAGCTTTTGAGCCCAATCCTGAGTTTAAATATAGAAATAAGGAAGTGATAGCAGTTTTACCAGGTAGCAGAGAGCAGGAGGTTTTACATATGCTTGCTAACCTTAAGGAGGTCACAAAAAAATTCCCTAAAGAGCAATTTGTAATTGCTGGTGTTAATAATCTGGATTCAGAATTATATGGAAATGTAGAAAATGAAGCAAACATTGATATATTATTTGAACAAACCTATGACTTATTAAGTCATGCAAAAGCTGCGATTGTGACATCTGGTACCGCAACTCTTGAAACTGCTTTATTTAAAGTGCCTCAAGTAGTCGTTTATAAAGCAGGTAAGATCTCCTTTGCAATTGCGAAGAGAGTAGTTAAAGTAAAGTTTATATCTCTGGTAAACCTTATCATGGGTAAGGAGGTAGTTAAAGAGTTAATTCAGGAGGATTTTACGGTAGAAAAAATTGCAAATGAATTACAAATGATATTACCTCAAGGTGAAAAATTTAAAAAGCAAAAAACTGAATATGAAGAACTGAGAAGTATTCTAGGTTCTGAAAATACTTCTCAGAATACAGCTGAGTT
- a CDS encoding response regulator transcription factor has product MTEISYPIKILIADDHEILASGMSSILSAKEELSIVGTVSNGKEVLDFLAKNPVDVVIMDLNMPVLNGIEATEEIKKKFPETKILILSMFDREGYIQNALDVGVDGYVLKNVSETEILSAVKRLMEGKTYFSQDVMAKMAMKMRVYGESDGGVKLTDTERKILQLLSEGDTSGEISDKLDLSPNTITSYRKLLLQKFEAKNVSHMVKMAYEKGYLG; this is encoded by the coding sequence ATGACTGAGATATCTTACCCAATAAAAATATTGATTGCGGATGATCACGAAATACTAGCCAGTGGTATGTCATCAATATTATCTGCAAAAGAGGAGTTGTCAATAGTTGGAACGGTTTCAAATGGAAAGGAAGTATTAGATTTTCTTGCTAAAAATCCTGTTGATGTAGTCATCATGGATTTAAATATGCCTGTCTTAAATGGTATTGAAGCTACTGAAGAAATTAAGAAAAAATTTCCTGAAACTAAAATATTGATCCTTTCCATGTTTGATAGAGAAGGATATATTCAAAATGCACTAGATGTTGGAGTGGACGGTTACGTTCTCAAAAATGTTAGTGAAACAGAAATATTATCGGCTGTAAAACGATTAATGGAAGGGAAGACCTATTTTTCTCAGGATGTAATGGCAAAAATGGCCATGAAAATGAGAGTATATGGAGAATCTGATGGTGGTGTTAAATTAACCGATACAGAACGAAAAATATTGCAACTGCTCAGTGAAGGAGATACATCCGGTGAAATTTCAGATAAACTTGACCTTTCTCCCAATACTATTACTTCTTACAGAAAATTATTACTTCAAAAATTTGAAGCTAAGAACGTTTCTCATATGGTGAAAATGGCGTATGAGAAAGGTTATTTAGGCTAA